In Eublepharis macularius isolate TG4126 chromosome 4, MPM_Emac_v1.0, whole genome shotgun sequence, the following are encoded in one genomic region:
- the LOC129328794 gene encoding zinc finger protein 501-like — protein sequence MVNEDEEGTSQQGDSKPAEACGMPPGRCQSQASLDLKEEEGDISENSLKTEESNPVQQQEIDSFPSNGGAPVNESAAAYPMQTQYICPVCGECFNGSSCLVEHQKVHAEEKPYICPVCGKGCSHQADLVEHMRTHMDEKPFSCLECGKNFLFSSDLVSHQRVHTGEKPYICLECGKGFSQSSQLMSHRRVHTGEKPYECIICQKSFRSNYDLVNHQRSHTGEKPYICSDCGKSFTRSSHLISHQRVHTGERPYPCGICGKRFRDCSHLIRHQRVHTGEKPYECSICGKSFRVNYDLVTHQRNHTGEKPYECPDCGKGFKRSSHLICHQRVHTGEKPYPCGICGKSFSYSSDLIKHQRIHTGEKPYECHICGKSFRINADLVTHQRIHTGEKPYTCPDCGKCFARSSRLVSHQRVHAKDGSLGISLSETDTSPAPTTWSQPPDGRESQEEGVAPSSKQSTDPVALTGLTNSTNQLGDAAPATSLAEVKVECP from the coding sequence ATGGTGAATGAGGATGAAGAAGGGACTTCTCAGCAGGGAGACTCTAAGCCAGCAGAAGCATGTGGGATGCCACCTGGACGTTGCCAGAGCCAAGCTTCCCTGGACCttaaagaagaagaaggagacaTTAGTGAGAACAGCTTAAAGACGGAAGAGAGTAACCCTGTGCAACAGCAGGAGATTGACTCTTTCCCTAGCAATGGGGGTGCTCCAGTGAATGAAAGTGCAGCTGCTTATCCAATGCAGACACAATACATTTGTCCTGTCTGTGGGGAGTGCTTCAATGGGAGCTCCTGCCTTGTTGAGCATCAGAAAGTGCATGCAGAAGAGAAACCATATATATGCCCTGTGTGTGGAAAAGGCTGCAGCCACCAAGCCGACTTGGTGGAACACATGCGAACCCACATGGATGAGAAACCGTTTtcatgcctggaatgtgggaaaaacTTCCTGTTCAGTTCGGATCTGGTTTCCCACCAGAGAGTGCACACGGGAGAGAAGCCCTACATCTGTCTGGAATGTGGGAAAGGCTTTTCCCAGAGTTCACAACTTATGTCTCATCGGAgagtccacactggggagaagcccTATGAATGTATCATCTGTCAGAAGAGTTTCAGATCAAACTATGACTTGGTCAACCACCAGAGAAGCCATACTGGAGAGAAGCCCTATATCTGCTCcgactgtgggaaaagcttcacccGGAGCTCACACCTGATCTCCCATCAAAGAGTCCACACAGGGGAAAGGCCCTATCCCTGCGGCATCTGTGGGAAGCGTTTCCGTGACTGCTCACACCTGATTAGGCATCAGAGGGTTCACACTGGTGAGAAACCTTATGAATGTTCCATTTGTGGAAAAAGCTTCCGAGTTAACTATGACTTAGTTACCCATCAGAGAAACCACACGGGAGAAAAGCCATATGAATGCCCTGATTGTGGGAAGGGCTTCAAGCGGAGCTCACATCTGATCTGCCATCAGAGGGTCCACACCGGTGAAAAGCCGTATCCTTGTGGCATATGTGGGAAGAGTTTCAGTTACAGCTCAGACCTTATTAAACACCAGAGAATTCACACGggtgagaaaccatatgaatgtcacatctgtggaaagagcttccgtATCAACGCTGACCTAGTCACtcaccagagaatccacacaggggagaagccctaCACATGTCCCGACTGTGGGAAGTGTTTTGCTCGGAGCTCACGTCTTGTATCCCATCAAAGAGTCCACGCTAAGGATGGAAGCCTGGGAATAAGCCTTTCTGAAACAGACACCTCACCTGCACCAACAACCTGGTCACAACCTCCTGATGGCCGCGAGAGCCAGGAGGAAGGGGTTGCCCCATCCTCTAAGCAGAGCACTGACCCTGTGGCTCTGACAGGTCTTACTAATTCTACTAACCAGCTTGGTGATGCAGCTCCAGCAACCTCCTTGGCTGAAGTAAAGGTAGAATGCCCTTGA
- the LOC129328797 gene encoding uncharacterized protein LOC129328797 isoform X2, which translates to MLSDTLPETVPVPNHGTMTPSSQGSSSATKSRRQPVWTDEETRAFIQVWGDDAVQSALASNYRTVAQFQWIADEMRARGYNRDWEQCRERAKVLRRGFKEIVDGNSNAGHGRRVWPYYEELNRFLCIKQNLVVPRLSGTNARPPVDRRRREHRETQDAAYEPPLSVGKSDKGTFEEPDGDCLLLPESAGSQQSEANMENQAASPAANSDLSMDGSAGPGTPTDPLPSNDSISAPNLRPRPLTAAERMRNLRCRQRKRRGDTLKELMEVTSQATSELVRTLSDLTHKEVASFERAYKEDLSARKDEMEQSAEDIGRLVSALESSDQTLKEQLSSQTSVLQGILEVMKDIRGRTSYSPPYPSQYYDFPGPSMMHAAGTSSNGQEMPCPSPSGLAFPSQQSATSNGDVSPRKRMK; encoded by the exons ATGTTGTCTGATACCCTTCCAGAGACCGTACCAGTGCCGAATCATGGCACAATGACGCCTTCTTCCCAGGGGTCTTCCTCCGCTACAAAATCAAGGCGCCAGCCTGTTTGGACCGACGAGGAAACGCGGGCCTTCATCCAGGTGTGGGGTGATGATGCTGTGCAGAGTGCTCTGGCTTCAAACTATCGCACTGTCGCCCAGTTTCAGTGGATAGCTGATGAAATGCGAGCCCGGGGATACAACCGGGATTGGGAGCAATGTCGCGAACGTGCAAAGGTGCTTCGCCGTGGTTTCAAAGAAATCGTGGACGGCAACAGCAATGCTGGTCATGGGCGCCGAGTATGGCCGTATTATGAAGAACTTAACCGCTTCCTTTGCATCAAGCAAAATCTGGTCGTTCCACGGCTTTCAGGGACCAACGCAAGACCACCTGTTGATCGTCGACGCCGGGAGCACAGAGAAACACAAGATGCTGCCTATGAACCACCATTGTCAGTGGGAAAGAGCGACAAAGGGACTTTCGAAGAGCCCGATGGGGACTGTTTACTCTTACCTGAATCAGCAGGGTCGCAGCAGAGTGAAGCTAATATGGAAAACCAAGCAGCATCGCCAGCAGCAAACTCTGATCTATCCATGGATGGGAGTGCTGGCCCTGGCACGCCAACAGATCCTCTGCCATCCAATGACTCAATCTCCG CACCAAATCTACGCCCTCGACCACTGACCGCTGCAGAGAGAATGCGCAATCTTCGTTGCAGgcagagaaagaggagaggggaTACCTTGAAGGAGCTGATGGAAGTCACTTCCCAGGCCACCAGCGAACTCGTCCGGACACTGTCCGACCTCACACACAAAGAGGTGGCTTCCTTTGAGCGTGCTTACAAGGAGGACCTTTCAGCACGCAAAGACGAGATGGAACAGAGCGCCGAGGACATTGGCAGGCTTGTGAGCGCTTTGGAATCGAGTGATCAAACTCTGAAGGAGCAACTGAGTAGCCAGACAAGTGTACTGCAGGGCATCCTGGAAGTCATGAAAGACATACGGGGTAGAACATCTTACAGTCCTCCATACCCTTCACAGTATTATGATTTCCCAGGCCCTAGCATGATGCATGCAGCTGGTACATCCTCAAATGGTCAGGAGATGCCTTGCCCTTCCCCTTCCGGCCTTGCATTTCCTTCCCAGCAATCTGCTACCAGCAATGGAGACGTCTCTCCCAGGAAGcgaatgaaatga
- the LOC129328798 gene encoding zinc finger protein 239-like — protein sequence MPDRAVDEMLATDKEDKQQVLLEEGRAKYTPRLRGFVEVSKTGVSGEHILKRKHTCCDCGKTFCRRSDLVRHQKLHTGDRPFTCTKCGKSFVQSTHLIAHQKSHTKEKPYICPHCGRSFNQILNFSRHQRTHSKEPPFKCSDCGKTFSRSSNLIMHQRTHTGERPYKCLDCGNSFSRSSTLVTHQRTHTGEKPYKCQDCWKSFGRRSTLIMHQRIHTGEKPYKCPDCPESFSVKSGLLSHQRIHMTEKPYLCLECGKNFCRSADLIIHQRIHTGEKPYKCSECGKKFNTNSHLVTHQRIHTGEKPYKCPECGKSFSYSSVLVGHQRVHTGEKPYACAECGKTFRNNSHLITHQRVHTGEKPYECHECGRSFSVSSNLIKHRKIHERDASFTSSE from the coding sequence ctGTAGATGAAATGTTGGCCACGGACAAAGAAGATAAGCAGCAAGTCCTcttggaggaaggcagggccAAGTATACGCCCCGCTTGAGGGGCTTTGTGGAAGTAAGCAAAACTGGGGTATCAGGGGAACACATACTAAAGAGAAAACATACATGCTGTGATTGTGGGAAGACATTTTGCCGCCGTTCTGACCTTGTTCGGCACCAGAAACTCCACACAGGAGACCGACCCTTTACCTGTACtaagtgtgggaaaagttttgtTCAGAGCACCCACCTCATTGCACATCAAAAAAGCCATACAAAAGAGAAGCCCTACATTTGTCCTCACTGTGGGAGAAGCTTCAACCAGATATTAAATTTCAGTAGGCACCAGAGAACTCACTCAAAGGAGCCACCCTTCAAATGTAGTGACTGTGGGAAGACTTTCAGTCGCAGCTCCAACCTTATAATGCACCAAAGGACACACACAGGAGAAcggccttataaatgcttggactgTGGAAATAGTTTCAGCAGGAGTTCAACTCTCGTTACACACCAGAGAacccacacaggtgagaaaccctacAAATGCCAGGATTGCTGGAAAAGTTTTGGCAGGCGTTCCACTCTTATTATGCAtcagaggattcacacaggggagaagccttataaatgcccTGACTGCCCTGAAAGCTTTAGTGTAAAATCAGGTCTTTTAAGTCATCAGAGAATCCACATGACTGAGAAGCCCTATCTGTGCCTAGAGTGTGGCAAAAACTTCTGTCGGAGTGCAGATCTCATTATTCACCAGAGAATTCatacaggagaaaaaccatataaatgcagtGAATGTGGGAAGAAATTCAATACAAACTCACACTTGGTTacgcatcagagaatccacacaggagaaaaaccttaCAAGTGTcctgagtgtgggaaaagcttctcttACAGCTCAGTGCTTGTTGGCCACCAGCGAGTCCACACAGGTGAAAAACCTTATGCATGTGCAGAGTGTGGGAAAACCTTCCGTAACAATTCACACCTCATTACACACCAGAgagtccacacaggggagaagccttatgAGTGCCATGAATGTGGAAGAAGTTTCAGTGTGAGTTCAAACCTTATTAAGCATCGAAAAATCCATGAAAGAGATGCTTCATTTACAAGTTCTGAATAA
- the LOC129328797 gene encoding uncharacterized protein LOC129328797 isoform X1 translates to MDENGEDVTSLAAYISTDGSYTETVPVPNHGTMTPSSQGSSSATKSRRQPVWTDEETRAFIQVWGDDAVQSALASNYRTVAQFQWIADEMRARGYNRDWEQCRERAKVLRRGFKEIVDGNSNAGHGRRVWPYYEELNRFLCIKQNLVVPRLSGTNARPPVDRRRREHRETQDAAYEPPLSVGKSDKGTFEEPDGDCLLLPESAGSQQSEANMENQAASPAANSDLSMDGSAGPGTPTDPLPSNDSISAPNLRPRPLTAAERMRNLRCRQRKRRGDTLKELMEVTSQATSELVRTLSDLTHKEVASFERAYKEDLSARKDEMEQSAEDIGRLVSALESSDQTLKEQLSSQTSVLQGILEVMKDIRGRTSYSPPYPSQYYDFPGPSMMHAAGTSSNGQEMPCPSPSGLAFPSQQSATSNGDVSPRKRMK, encoded by the exons ATGGATGAGAATGGCGAGGATGTGACTTCACTGG CGGCCTACATTTCAACGGATGGTAGCTACACAG AGACCGTACCAGTGCCGAATCATGGCACAATGACGCCTTCTTCCCAGGGGTCTTCCTCCGCTACAAAATCAAGGCGCCAGCCTGTTTGGACCGACGAGGAAACGCGGGCCTTCATCCAGGTGTGGGGTGATGATGCTGTGCAGAGTGCTCTGGCTTCAAACTATCGCACTGTCGCCCAGTTTCAGTGGATAGCTGATGAAATGCGAGCCCGGGGATACAACCGGGATTGGGAGCAATGTCGCGAACGTGCAAAGGTGCTTCGCCGTGGTTTCAAAGAAATCGTGGACGGCAACAGCAATGCTGGTCATGGGCGCCGAGTATGGCCGTATTATGAAGAACTTAACCGCTTCCTTTGCATCAAGCAAAATCTGGTCGTTCCACGGCTTTCAGGGACCAACGCAAGACCACCTGTTGATCGTCGACGCCGGGAGCACAGAGAAACACAAGATGCTGCCTATGAACCACCATTGTCAGTGGGAAAGAGCGACAAAGGGACTTTCGAAGAGCCCGATGGGGACTGTTTACTCTTACCTGAATCAGCAGGGTCGCAGCAGAGTGAAGCTAATATGGAAAACCAAGCAGCATCGCCAGCAGCAAACTCTGATCTATCCATGGATGGGAGTGCTGGCCCTGGCACGCCAACAGATCCTCTGCCATCCAATGACTCAATCTCCG CACCAAATCTACGCCCTCGACCACTGACCGCTGCAGAGAGAATGCGCAATCTTCGTTGCAGgcagagaaagaggagaggggaTACCTTGAAGGAGCTGATGGAAGTCACTTCCCAGGCCACCAGCGAACTCGTCCGGACACTGTCCGACCTCACACACAAAGAGGTGGCTTCCTTTGAGCGTGCTTACAAGGAGGACCTTTCAGCACGCAAAGACGAGATGGAACAGAGCGCCGAGGACATTGGCAGGCTTGTGAGCGCTTTGGAATCGAGTGATCAAACTCTGAAGGAGCAACTGAGTAGCCAGACAAGTGTACTGCAGGGCATCCTGGAAGTCATGAAAGACATACGGGGTAGAACATCTTACAGTCCTCCATACCCTTCACAGTATTATGATTTCCCAGGCCCTAGCATGATGCATGCAGCTGGTACATCCTCAAATGGTCAGGAGATGCCTTGCCCTTCCCCTTCCGGCCTTGCATTTCCTTCCCAGCAATCTGCTACCAGCAATGGAGACGTCTCTCCCAGGAAGcgaatgaaatga